Proteins encoded together in one Terriglobales bacterium window:
- a CDS encoding serine hydrolase, whose product MRTSCCYVLAVVLACAFSVPAAAQTSKRKPPARTATKPRLSATADERFSAVDVIFEQAVKQHQIPGAVVLVGHNGKVVFRKAYGSRSLEPRRETMTLDTIFDMASLTKCLVTTTAVMRLVQYGQVRLNDPVARYLPEFGTNGKQDITVRQLLTHYSGLPDDLDLKQPWRGRDTAFRMAMDTAPVYAPGSRFFYSDVNFEVLGFLVERVSALPLEKYASVHIFQPLQMEETTYLPPAAWLPRIAPTEYDESGRMLRGVVHDPTARRMGGVAGHAGIFSTAADVAKFAQAMLDGGGPVLSPLMVEKMTTPQQPPNATSVRGFGWDIDSPFSSNRGDLLPVGSFGHTGFTGTSLWMDAVTRTYIIILTNAVHPRGHSKDVMSLRNRTATAVTAALKLSESEEEKMRLARITGYNDSYAASRRINVRNGQVKTGIDVLEAHNFDVLRAPGKVRRIGLLSNQTGIDGLGRRTIDVLAQAEGIKLAAIFSPEHGVTGDLETEAIGNTVDTATRVPVYSVYGTTDAKRRPPLEVLKDLDAVVYDVQDAGARFYTYETTLGYLLEAAGKTGIEVVVLDRPNPITGAYVQGPVSQPGQESFVNYTEEPPRHGMTIGELAKMFNAERRINARLTVVPMEGWIRGDWFDSTGLTWVSPSPNLRNLTQNTLYTGVAEIEGTNVSVGRGTDAPFELVGAPWIKPKEFADYLNARLIPGVRFVPTTFTPAAGQKYGGQSCGGVNVVVLDRNTLDAPELGIELASALHKLYPNEWDMRQMILLINDPRVMSAIAAGTDPRNIADNWREELEQFEAVRRKYLLY is encoded by the coding sequence TTGCGGACCTCGTGTTGTTATGTTCTGGCCGTGGTATTGGCGTGCGCGTTTTCGGTTCCGGCCGCGGCGCAGACGAGCAAGCGCAAGCCGCCCGCCAGAACCGCCACCAAGCCCCGTCTTTCCGCCACGGCGGACGAGCGTTTCAGCGCCGTAGACGTCATCTTCGAGCAAGCCGTCAAGCAGCACCAGATTCCCGGCGCGGTGGTGCTGGTCGGGCATAACGGCAAAGTAGTCTTTCGCAAGGCCTACGGATCCCGCAGCCTGGAGCCCCGGCGCGAGACCATGACGCTGGACACCATCTTCGACATGGCGTCGCTCACCAAGTGCCTGGTCACCACGACGGCGGTGATGCGCCTGGTGCAGTACGGGCAAGTGCGGCTGAACGATCCCGTGGCCCGTTATCTCCCGGAGTTCGGCACCAACGGCAAACAGGACATCACGGTGCGGCAATTGCTTACGCACTATTCTGGGCTGCCCGATGACCTGGATCTGAAGCAGCCGTGGCGAGGCCGTGACACCGCCTTTCGCATGGCGATGGACACTGCACCGGTGTACGCGCCGGGCTCGCGGTTTTTCTACAGCGACGTGAATTTCGAAGTCCTTGGCTTCCTGGTGGAGCGGGTATCGGCGTTGCCGCTCGAGAAATATGCGTCAGTGCACATCTTTCAGCCGCTGCAAATGGAGGAGACGACGTACCTGCCGCCGGCCGCGTGGCTGCCGCGCATCGCGCCGACGGAGTACGACGAAAGCGGCCGGATGTTGCGCGGTGTGGTGCACGATCCCACGGCGCGCCGGATGGGCGGGGTGGCAGGACACGCAGGAATATTTTCCACTGCCGCGGATGTGGCGAAATTCGCGCAGGCCATGCTGGATGGCGGCGGCCCGGTGCTCTCGCCCCTGATGGTGGAAAAGATGACCACGCCACAGCAGCCGCCGAATGCGACCTCGGTGCGCGGCTTCGGGTGGGACATTGACAGTCCGTTTTCCAGCAATCGCGGCGACCTGCTGCCGGTGGGATCGTTCGGCCACACCGGGTTCACCGGGACATCGCTGTGGATGGATGCGGTCACGCGAACCTACATCATCATCCTGACCAACGCGGTGCATCCGCGCGGCCACAGCAAGGACGTGATGTCGCTGCGCAATCGCACCGCGACCGCGGTTACGGCGGCCTTGAAGCTGTCGGAGAGCGAAGAAGAGAAGATGCGGCTGGCGCGCATCACCGGCTACAACGACAGCTACGCGGCCTCGCGACGGATCAACGTGCGCAACGGGCAGGTGAAGACCGGAATTGATGTGCTGGAGGCGCACAACTTCGATGTGCTGCGAGCACCCGGCAAGGTGCGGCGGATTGGATTGCTGAGCAACCAGACCGGCATCGACGGCCTGGGCCGGCGCACGATTGACGTCCTCGCGCAGGCGGAGGGAATCAAGCTGGCCGCCATCTTCAGCCCCGAACACGGCGTTACTGGGGACCTGGAGACCGAAGCCATCGGCAACACAGTCGACACCGCCACGCGGGTTCCGGTCTACAGCGTTTACGGCACCACTGACGCCAAGCGCCGTCCACCGCTGGAGGTTCTCAAAGACCTGGATGCCGTGGTGTACGACGTCCAGGATGCCGGCGCCCGCTTCTACACCTACGAGACCACGCTGGGGTATCTGCTGGAAGCGGCGGGGAAAACCGGGATCGAGGTCGTGGTGCTGGATCGTCCCAATCCGATTACAGGCGCCTACGTGCAGGGCCCGGTTTCGCAGCCGGGGCAGGAGAGCTTCGTCAACTACACAGAGGAGCCGCCGCGGCACGGCATGACCATCGGCGAGCTGGCGAAGATGTTCAATGCCGAGCGTCGCATCAATGCGCGGCTTACGGTCGTTCCCATGGAAGGCTGGATTCGCGGCGACTGGTTCGATTCCACCGGGCTGACCTGGGTGAGTCCCTCGCCCAACCTGCGCAACCTGACGCAAAATACGCTTTACACCGGCGTGGCGGAGATCGAGGGCACGAATGTTTCCGTCGGCCGCGGGACAGACGCGCCATTCGAGCTGGTGGGCGCGCCGTGGATCAAGCCCAAGGAATTTGCCGATTACCTGAACGCGCGATTGATTCCGGGGGTGCGCTTCGTGCCGACCACGTTCACCCCAGCGGCGGGACAGAAATATGGCGGCCAGAGTTGCGGCGGGGTCAACGTCGTCGTGCTCGACAGGAATACGCTGGACGCGCCGGAGCTGGGAATCGAGCTGGCGTCGGCGCTGCACAAGCTGTATCCCAACGAATGGGACATGCGGCAGATGATTCTCCTGATTAACGATCCGCGCGTGATGAGCGCGATTGCCGCCGGCACCGACCCGCGCAATATCGCTGACAACTGGCGCGAAGAACTGGAGCAGTTCGAGGCGGTTCGGAGGAAGTATCTGTTGTACTGA